In Staphylococcus lloydii, the following proteins share a genomic window:
- a CDS encoding NAD(P)H-dependent glycerol-3-phosphate dehydrogenase translates to MTNITVFGTGSFGTALANVLAENGNDVLMWGKNEGTINEINTSHSNTKYLKNAQLSTKILATNNLQQAVEHADIYLIALPTKAIRDVVSEIDQLLSSSKVFIHVAKGIENGTFKRVSEMIEDSLTASHNGGIGVLSGPSHAEEVVIKQPTTVAASSKNIEISNLIQDLFMNDYLRVYTNNDLIGVELGGALKNIIAVASGVIAGMGFGDNAKAALMTRGLAEISRLGDTLGADPMTFLGLGGIGDLIVTCTSTHSRNFTLGYKLGEGKSVDEALNEMNMVVEGIYTTESVYHLAENHHVDMPITATLYGVLFENKPVNESVKYLMGREKKAE, encoded by the coding sequence ATGACTAATATTACTGTATTTGGTACTGGAAGCTTTGGCACGGCTTTAGCAAACGTTCTTGCTGAAAATGGCAATGACGTTTTAATGTGGGGTAAAAATGAAGGTACCATTAACGAAATTAACACAAGTCATAGCAACACAAAGTACTTAAAAAATGCTCAGTTAAGCACTAAAATCTTAGCTACAAATAATCTACAACAAGCGGTAGAACATGCCGATATTTATTTAATAGCACTACCAACCAAAGCGATACGAGATGTTGTTTCTGAAATCGATCAACTTTTATCATCGTCTAAAGTATTTATTCATGTAGCTAAAGGTATTGAAAACGGGACATTCAAACGTGTTTCTGAAATGATAGAAGATTCATTAACAGCTTCACACAATGGTGGTATTGGCGTCTTATCTGGTCCAAGCCATGCTGAAGAAGTTGTAATTAAACAACCAACGACAGTTGCAGCATCATCTAAAAACATAGAAATAAGTAATTTAATACAAGACTTATTTATGAATGATTATTTACGTGTATATACGAATAATGATTTAATCGGTGTAGAACTAGGTGGCGCTTTAAAAAATATTATCGCAGTGGCTAGTGGCGTTATAGCAGGTATGGGCTTTGGCGATAACGCTAAAGCGGCATTAATGACTAGAGGATTAGCCGAAATTAGTAGATTGGGTGACACATTAGGTGCTGATCCAATGACTTTCCTTGGTTTAGGTGGCATTGGCGATTTAATTGTTACATGTACTTCTACACACTCTAGAAACTTCACGTTAGGATACAAATTAGGTGAAGGTAAATCTGTAGATGAGGCTTTAAATGAAATGAATATGGTTGTAGAAGGCATTTATACAACTGAATCTGTTTACCATTTAGCTGAAAATCACCATGTAGATATGCCGATTACAGCTACTTTATATGGCGTTTTATTCGAAAACAAGCCAGTAAATGAAAGCGTTAAATACCTAATGGGACGAGAGAAGAAAGCAGAATAA
- a CDS encoding demethylmenaquinone methyltransferase: MTENKAKKEQVHTVFQNISNKYDRLNNIISFEQHIIWRKHTMKEMNVKPGSKALDVCCGTADWTIALSKAVGNNGHVTGVDFSENMLAVGEEKIKGYNNIKLVHGDAMNLPFEDNTFDYVTIGFGLRNVPDYLATLKELNRVLKPGGMVVCLETSQPTMPVFKQFYKMYFKFVMPIFGKIFAKSKDEYEWLQQSTFNFPDKEKLRRLFNQAGFSNLKVRSYTGGVAAMHLGYK; the protein is encoded by the coding sequence ATGACTGAAAACAAAGCTAAAAAAGAACAAGTTCACACAGTATTTCAAAACATCTCCAATAAATATGATCGCCTAAACAATATTATTAGCTTCGAGCAACATATCATTTGGAGAAAACATACAATGAAAGAAATGAATGTCAAACCTGGTAGCAAAGCGTTAGATGTATGCTGTGGCACTGCAGATTGGACTATCGCATTAAGTAAAGCTGTTGGCAACAACGGTCACGTTACTGGCGTAGACTTTAGTGAAAACATGTTAGCTGTCGGTGAAGAAAAAATTAAAGGTTACAATAATATTAAATTAGTGCATGGTGATGCCATGAATCTTCCTTTTGAAGATAATACATTCGATTATGTAACGATTGGCTTTGGTTTGCGTAACGTACCAGATTACCTAGCTACTTTAAAAGAATTAAATAGAGTACTAAAACCAGGAGGTATGGTTGTTTGTTTAGAAACGAGCCAACCTACGATGCCCGTGTTTAAACAGTTCTATAAAATGTACTTTAAATTTGTAATGCCTATTTTCGGTAAAATTTTTGCCAAATCGAAAGATGAATACGAGTGGTTACAACAATCAACATTTAATTTCCCTGATAAAGAAAAATTAAGACGCTTGTTCAATCAAGCTGGTTTTAGCAATTTAAAAGTTCGTAGCTATACAGGTGGCGTTGCTGCAATGCACCTTGGCTATAAATAA
- the rpsA gene encoding 30S ribosomal protein S1 produces MTEEFNESMINDIKEGDKVTGEVRSIEDKQVIVDVNGGKFSGIIPISQLSTHHIDSPNDAVKVGDEIGAYVTKIELDEENETGTYILSKRQLETEKSYEFLQQQLDNNETIEAKVTEVVKGGLVVDVGQRGFVPASLISTDFIEDFSDFEGQVLKLKVEELDSENNRVILSRKAVEEVANAQKKDELLQSLNEGDVIEGKVARLTNFGAFIDIGGVDGLVHVSELAHEHVKSPEDVVTIGDAVKVKVKSVDKDSERISLSIKDTLPSPFESIQGQFNEGDVIEGKVARLANFGAFVEIKPGVQGLVHISEISHQHIGTPGEVLTPGDDVSVKILGIDIENERISLSIKATLPNEDVAESDDATTKAYLSSNDEEEDNPTLGDVFGDKLKDFKF; encoded by the coding sequence ATGACGGAAGAATTCAATGAATCAATGATTAATGACATTAAAGAAGGTGACAAAGTTACCGGCGAAGTACGTTCTATTGAAGACAAACAAGTCATTGTAGACGTTAACGGTGGTAAGTTCAGTGGTATTATTCCAATCAGTCAATTATCTACACACCATATAGATAGCCCAAATGACGCTGTCAAAGTAGGCGATGAAATTGGTGCTTATGTGACTAAGATAGAATTAGACGAAGAAAATGAAACTGGTACTTACATTTTATCTAAACGCCAACTTGAAACAGAGAAATCTTACGAATTTTTACAACAACAATTAGATAACAATGAAACGATTGAGGCCAAAGTAACTGAGGTAGTTAAAGGTGGACTTGTCGTAGATGTTGGTCAACGTGGCTTTGTTCCGGCATCATTAATTTCAACTGATTTCATTGAAGATTTCTCTGATTTTGAAGGACAAGTCTTAAAACTTAAAGTTGAAGAACTTGATTCTGAAAATAATCGTGTCATTCTTAGTCGTAAAGCTGTAGAAGAAGTGGCAAATGCTCAGAAAAAAGACGAGTTATTACAATCACTTAATGAAGGTGATGTCATTGAAGGTAAGGTTGCTCGTTTAACTAATTTTGGTGCATTTATAGATATCGGTGGTGTAGATGGACTTGTTCACGTATCTGAATTAGCACATGAACATGTTAAATCACCTGAAGATGTTGTAACTATTGGTGACGCTGTCAAAGTCAAAGTTAAATCTGTAGATAAAGATAGCGAAAGAATCTCATTATCAATCAAAGATACTTTACCAAGCCCATTTGAATCTATTCAAGGACAATTCAACGAAGGTGATGTTATCGAAGGTAAAGTTGCACGTTTAGCTAACTTTGGTGCATTCGTTGAAATTAAACCAGGCGTTCAAGGCTTAGTACACATTTCTGAAATAAGTCATCAACACATTGGTACACCTGGTGAAGTATTAACACCTGGAGACGATGTAAGCGTCAAAATTCTTGGTATCGATATAGAAAATGAACGTATTTCACTTTCTATCAAAGCTACGCTACCAAATGAAGATGTAGCTGAAAGTGACGATGCAACAACAAAAGCTTATTTAAGTTCAAACGATGAAGAAGAAGACAATCCAACTTTAGGAGACGTTTTCGGAGATAAACTAAAAGATTTTAAATTTTAA
- the der gene encoding ribosome biogenesis GTPase Der, with the protein MTKPIVAIVGRPNVGKSTIFNRVVGERVSIVEDTPGVTRDRIYSTGEWLTHEFNIIDTGGIEISDAPFQTQIRAQAEIAIDEADVIVFMVNIREGLTQSDEMVAQLLYKSKKPVVLAVNKVDNPEMRNEIYDFYALGFGEPYPISGSHGLGLGDLLDAVVEHFKEEEEDPYDDDTIRLSIIGRPNVGKSSLVNAILGEERVIVSNVAGTTRDAVDTEYSFDDQDYVLIDTAGMRKKGKVYESTEKYSVLRALKAIERSNVVLVVIDAEQGIIEQDKRVAGYAHEEGKAIVIVVNKWDTVEKETNTMKKFKDKVRREFQFLDYAEIAFVSATERQRLTTLFPYIKQASENHKKRVQSSTLNEVITDAISMNPTPTDKGRRLNVFYATQVAIEPPTFIVFVNDVELMHFSYKRYLENQIRDAFGFEGTPVHIVARKRN; encoded by the coding sequence ATGACTAAACCTATAGTTGCAATTGTAGGCAGGCCAAATGTCGGTAAATCTACAATTTTTAATAGAGTAGTAGGTGAACGTGTTTCCATCGTAGAAGATACGCCGGGCGTAACTAGAGACCGTATTTATTCTACTGGAGAATGGTTAACACATGAATTTAATATTATTGATACAGGCGGTATTGAAATAAGTGATGCGCCTTTCCAAACACAAATTAGAGCACAAGCTGAAATTGCTATCGATGAAGCCGATGTAATTGTATTTATGGTTAACATTAGAGAAGGATTAACACAAAGTGATGAGATGGTCGCTCAATTGTTATATAAATCCAAAAAACCGGTTGTTTTAGCGGTAAATAAAGTAGATAATCCTGAAATGCGTAATGAGATTTATGACTTTTATGCTTTAGGTTTTGGTGAGCCTTATCCAATCTCAGGTTCCCACGGACTTGGCTTAGGTGACTTATTAGATGCTGTGGTCGAACATTTCAAAGAGGAAGAAGAAGATCCTTACGATGACGATACTATTAGATTGTCAATCATTGGTAGACCTAACGTAGGTAAATCAAGCTTAGTCAACGCAATATTGGGCGAAGAAAGAGTTATCGTATCAAATGTTGCGGGTACAACGCGTGACGCAGTAGATACTGAATATTCTTTTGATGATCAAGACTATGTACTTATCGATACGGCTGGTATGCGTAAAAAAGGTAAAGTTTATGAATCTACTGAGAAATACTCAGTATTAAGAGCGCTTAAAGCGATAGAACGTTCCAATGTTGTTTTAGTCGTGATTGATGCAGAACAAGGTATCATTGAGCAAGATAAACGTGTAGCCGGTTATGCCCATGAAGAAGGTAAAGCTATCGTAATCGTCGTAAATAAATGGGACACTGTCGAAAAAGAAACCAACACGATGAAAAAATTCAAAGACAAAGTGCGTCGTGAATTCCAATTTTTAGACTATGCTGAAATCGCGTTTGTTTCTGCTACTGAACGTCAACGTTTAACAACACTATTCCCTTACATTAAACAGGCTAGTGAAAATCATAAAAAACGTGTCCAAAGCTCTACTTTAAATGAGGTTATTACGGATGCCATTTCAATGAATCCAACGCCTACTGATAAAGGCCGCAGACTTAATGTTTTTTATGCTACTCAAGTAGCAATCGAACCACCAACGTTCATCGTTTTTGTTAATGATGTTGAACTAATGCACTTTTCTTACAAACGTTATTTAGAAAATCAAATCCGTGATGCATTTGGATTTGAAGGTACACCGGTGCATATCGTGGCTAGAAAGAGAAATTAA
- the ypdA gene encoding bacillithiol disulfide reductase YpdA, which produces MQTVESIIIGGGPCGLSAAIEQKKKGIETLVIEKGNVVEAIYNYPTHQTFFSSSDKLSIGDIPFIVEESKPRRNQALVYYREVVKHHQLNINAFEEVLTVKKINNRFTITTTKDVYECRFLTVATGYYGQHNQLEVEGAELPKVKHYFKEAHPYFNQDVVIIGGKNSAVDAALELEKAGAHVTVIYRGNEYPKAIKPWILPNFESLVRNEKIDMLFDTDVVKITEDTVIYEQNGQTYEIPNDYVFAMIGYHPDYDFLQSIGIDINTNEYGTAPVYNKETYETNVENCFIAGVIAAGNDANTIFIENGKYHGGIITQSILSKKQTPLES; this is translated from the coding sequence ATGCAAACGGTAGAAAGTATCATCATTGGTGGCGGACCATGTGGTCTAAGTGCTGCCATAGAACAAAAGAAAAAGGGAATTGAAACGTTAGTTATTGAAAAAGGGAATGTTGTTGAAGCTATTTATAATTATCCAACACATCAAACTTTCTTTTCATCCAGCGACAAATTAAGTATCGGAGATATTCCGTTTATCGTTGAAGAAAGTAAACCGCGTAGAAACCAAGCATTGGTTTATTATAGAGAAGTAGTTAAACATCACCAATTAAATATTAATGCCTTTGAAGAAGTACTAACAGTAAAGAAAATTAATAATCGTTTTACTATTACAACTACAAAAGATGTATATGAGTGTAGATTTTTAACAGTTGCGACAGGTTATTATGGTCAACACAATCAATTAGAAGTTGAAGGTGCTGAATTACCAAAAGTTAAACACTATTTTAAAGAGGCCCATCCATACTTTAATCAGGATGTAGTTATTATAGGTGGTAAAAACTCAGCTGTCGACGCTGCATTAGAGTTAGAAAAGGCTGGTGCACATGTAACTGTTATTTATCGTGGTAATGAGTATCCTAAAGCAATAAAACCATGGATTTTACCAAATTTTGAATCTTTAGTACGTAACGAAAAAATAGATATGTTATTTGATACAGATGTCGTTAAGATTACCGAAGATACAGTTATATATGAACAAAATGGACAAACATATGAAATTCCAAACGATTATGTATTCGCAATGATAGGTTATCATCCAGACTATGATTTCTTACAATCAATTGGTATCGATATTAATACTAATGAATATGGCACAGCGCCAGTTTATAATAAAGAAACATATGAAACTAATGTAGAAAACTGCTTTATCGCAGGTGTTATCGCAGCAGGTAACGATGCTAACACTATATTTATTGAAAATGGTAAATATCATGGCGGTATTATTACGCAAAGTATACTTTCAAAAAAACAAACACCACTCGAATCATAA
- a CDS encoding heptaprenyl diphosphate synthase component 1, whose translation METTYRILENQITQRLAGIKNYEPIHINQALSRYLDSYQLPMKAKLACLTIDTAMRHLDTTSANHLSRHSILIGDLLSAHFYTLLAELNEPAYQDKISKAIVTVNELKSSIQQQQLNIEELVDAIVKIETIFPYITADYFSVELSLTDLIKQLIPSIAEKPPIYLNNFSHDRLTELQTKIEAHYI comes from the coding sequence ATGGAAACGACATATAGAATATTAGAAAATCAAATTACTCAACGGTTGGCTGGTATTAAAAATTACGAACCTATACATATTAACCAAGCTTTAAGTCGCTATTTAGATTCGTACCAATTGCCAATGAAAGCTAAATTAGCTTGCCTCACAATTGACACGGCTATGCGCCATTTAGATACAACTTCAGCAAATCATTTATCGAGACACTCTATTTTAATTGGTGATTTATTGAGTGCTCATTTTTATACGCTATTAGCGGAATTAAATGAACCTGCATATCAAGATAAAATAAGTAAAGCGATTGTTACTGTAAATGAATTAAAATCATCTATACAACAGCAACAATTGAACATAGAGGAATTGGTAGATGCTATTGTGAAGATTGAAACAATTTTCCCATATATTACCGCGGATTACTTTTCTGTTGAATTATCATTAACAGATCTAATTAAACAACTTATTCCATCAATCGCTGAGAAGCCCCCAATCTATTTAAATAACTTTTCTCACGATAGGTTAACTGAACTGCAAACTAAAATTGAAGCTCATTATATATAA
- a CDS encoding HU family DNA-binding protein — translation MNKTDLINSVADQADLTKKQAGLAVDAVFESIQSSLAKSEKVQLIGFGNFEVRERAARKGRNPQTGKEIEIPASKVPAFKAGKALKDAVK, via the coding sequence ATGAATAAAACAGATTTAATCAACTCAGTTGCTGATCAAGCTGATTTAACAAAAAAACAAGCAGGTTTAGCTGTTGACGCAGTATTCGAATCTATTCAATCATCACTTGCTAAAAGTGAAAAAGTTCAATTAATCGGATTCGGTAACTTTGAGGTACGTGAACGTGCTGCACGTAAAGGACGTAACCCTCAAACTGGTAAAGAAATTGAAATCCCTGCAAGCAAAGTTCCAGCATTTAAAGCTGGTAAAGCGCTTAAAGATGCAGTTAAATAA
- a CDS encoding RecQ family ATP-dependent DNA helicase — translation MLHDALKKWFGFDSFKDGQEAIISSVLNQTNTLGILPTGSGKSLCYQLPTYINQKPTLIVSPLISLMDDQVMQMKLNGETSVSCVHSGMDEQERQFNLSKIKSSRFIFLSPEFLLQPFNIKLLNHLDLGLIVLDEAHCLSEWGYDFRPHYALIGKITRQFPQATILALTATAQPYLLNDINHMLNTKFTEIKTTMNRDNISLSHLNFDNDEGKLSWLLEFIQHSGPTIIYVSSKKICLTLAQAIYKEGYLTGIYHGDLTYQERHTVQHQFINNEIPIIVATSAFGMGINKKDIRTIIHFHLPTSPSSYMQEIGRAGRDGEMSQAISLYQPDDSFLLETLLFTDSITEDDITLFESGDLIDPIKLEMLTILNDYYSLNELITIFNTAYQRKQIAYKKMIGYKMLDSCRRQFLLNYFGEHDITKPVNCCDNDSELKNLAIYNRKKVKRKMNYNEKLQNLFN, via the coding sequence TTGTTACATGATGCACTAAAAAAATGGTTTGGTTTTGATAGTTTCAAAGATGGTCAAGAAGCAATCATATCAAGCGTCTTAAATCAGACCAATACATTAGGTATCTTACCTACAGGGAGCGGTAAAAGTTTGTGTTATCAACTGCCCACTTATATAAATCAAAAGCCAACTTTAATCGTGTCGCCATTAATCTCATTAATGGATGATCAAGTTATGCAAATGAAACTAAATGGTGAAACATCAGTAAGTTGTGTTCATTCTGGCATGGATGAACAAGAAAGACAATTTAATTTATCTAAAATTAAGTCTAGTCGTTTTATCTTTTTAAGTCCTGAATTTTTATTACAACCTTTTAATATTAAATTGTTAAACCACCTTGATTTAGGGTTAATTGTTTTAGATGAAGCACATTGCCTCTCAGAATGGGGCTATGATTTTAGGCCGCATTATGCATTAATCGGTAAGATAACACGTCAGTTTCCTCAGGCTACTATTTTAGCTTTAACAGCAACTGCTCAACCCTATTTACTGAATGATATCAATCACATGTTGAATACAAAATTTACAGAAATTAAAACAACGATGAATAGAGATAATATTTCACTGTCACATTTAAATTTCGACAATGACGAAGGAAAGTTATCTTGGCTTCTAGAGTTCATCCAACATTCTGGACCAACGATTATCTATGTCTCTTCTAAAAAAATCTGTTTAACTTTAGCTCAAGCAATTTACAAAGAAGGTTACTTAACTGGTATTTATCATGGTGATTTGACTTATCAAGAAAGGCATACTGTACAACATCAATTTATAAATAATGAAATCCCAATTATCGTTGCCACAAGTGCATTCGGTATGGGGATTAACAAGAAAGATATTAGAACCATTATTCATTTTCATTTACCTACGAGCCCTTCAAGTTATATGCAAGAAATAGGAAGAGCAGGGCGAGATGGGGAAATGAGCCAAGCAATTAGTTTATATCAACCTGATGATAGTTTTCTATTAGAAACGTTACTTTTTACTGATAGCATAACTGAAGATGATATAACCCTATTTGAATCCGGCGACTTAATTGATCCCATAAAACTTGAAATGTTAACAATACTCAATGATTATTATTCATTAAATGAATTGATCACGATATTTAACACAGCCTATCAAAGGAAACAAATAGCCTATAAAAAAATGATTGGCTATAAAATGTTAGATTCTTGTAGACGTCAATTTTTACTTAATTATTTTGGGGAACATGATATTACAAAGCCTGTAAATTGTTGTGATAATGATTCAGAATTAAAAAATTTAGCAATATATAATAGAAAAAAAGTAAAACGTAAAATGAATTATAATGAAAAGTTACAGAATTTATTTAATTAA
- the cmk gene encoding (d)CMP kinase, translated as MKLINIALDGPAAAGKSTIAKRVAAKLSMIYVDTGAMYRAITYKYLQNNKDEDFTNLINNTTLSLTYDAEKGQRIILDEQDVTDYLRENDVTNHVSYVASKEQVRSFAVEKQQELASKKGIVMDGRDIGTVVLPNADLKVYMIASVEERAERRQKDNELRGIESNIEQLKEEIETRDNYDMNREISPLKKAQDAVELDTTGKSIETVTNEILAMVEQIN; from the coding sequence ATGAAATTAATAAATATCGCTTTAGATGGTCCAGCTGCGGCAGGTAAAAGTACAATTGCTAAACGAGTTGCTGCAAAATTATCCATGATATATGTCGATACAGGCGCTATGTATCGTGCAATTACTTATAAGTATCTACAAAATAATAAAGATGAAGATTTTACTAATTTAATTAATAATACTACTTTATCTTTAACTTATGATGCTGAAAAAGGACAACGTATCATTTTAGACGAGCAAGACGTTACGGATTATTTAAGAGAAAATGATGTGACGAATCATGTATCTTATGTGGCTTCTAAAGAACAAGTGCGTTCATTTGCAGTTGAAAAACAACAAGAACTAGCAAGTAAAAAAGGTATTGTCATGGACGGTCGTGACATTGGTACCGTAGTATTACCAAATGCTGATTTAAAAGTATATATGATCGCATCAGTCGAAGAACGTGCAGAACGTAGACAAAAAGATAACGAATTAAGAGGTATTGAATCTAATATCGAACAACTCAAAGAAGAAATTGAAACGAGAGATAATTATGATATGAATCGTGAAATTTCACCTTTAAAAAAAGCACAAGATGCAGTCGAGCTTGATACAACTGGTAAATCTATTGAAACTGTAACTAATGAAATTTTAGCTATGGTAGAGCAAATAAATTAA
- the ebpS gene encoding elastin-binding protein EbpS, producing MILSNNNFKDDFEKNRQSIDPSDHNDKSEESIEQDSEQHTDKASEKANEQFPPRNAQRRQRSRNTATNQPEKEQDTNDEAHSEQETSAHEQHEDKGNNHQDESSHSNAGKGVAGGALAGSAVESSKDSKASNHDNEPDAHKDESSKDNHDNSDAHDETQSEDKDKDSNKGKKGAAVAGGAAAAGAGAYAAKKHHDNKHDNEENHHSSKEDNEDNDKEQADEHSSKSKKAGLGTAAAGTGAAAAGGAAAAKGSGSGANSGGTGNNGGNGNGNGDDNNDDNGKKKGFLGKLLPILAALLILAAIAIFAGMALTGGNNGSDKADDNKTAQKSDKDKDASKDKKSDSDKDKKSDSDKDKNASDDKATNDNSDSQSGNDASSDNQSTDADNSNSDNSGQDQQNSDQQASQSQQDQNQGQQSSQSQQNSNSNQNASSNSNSQSNSQGQRTHTVEGQNLYRIAIQYYGEGTPENVEKIRKANNIQGNDIHNGQRLVIPQ from the coding sequence ATGATTTTGTCTAATAATAATTTTAAAGACGATTTCGAAAAAAATCGTCAATCAATAGATCCATCTGATCACAACGACAAATCAGAAGAATCTATTGAACAAGACTCAGAACAACATACTGATAAAGCTAGCGAAAAAGCAAATGAACAATTCCCTCCAAGAAACGCACAACGTAGACAACGCAGCAGAAATACTGCTACTAATCAGCCAGAAAAAGAACAAGACACTAATGATGAAGCACATAGTGAACAAGAAACAAGTGCTCACGAACAACATGAAGATAAGGGAAACAATCATCAGGACGAATCCTCACATAGCAATGCCGGTAAAGGAGTTGCTGGTGGTGCATTAGCTGGTTCTGCCGTTGAATCTTCTAAGGACTCAAAAGCTTCAAATCATGATAATGAACCAGATGCGCATAAAGATGAGTCATCTAAAGATAATCATGACAATTCAGACGCGCATGATGAAACTCAGTCTGAAGATAAGGATAAGGATTCTAACAAAGGCAAGAAAGGCGCTGCCGTTGCCGGTGGAGCCGCAGCTGCTGGCGCTGGCGCTTATGCTGCTAAAAAACATCATGATAATAAACATGATAATGAAGAAAATCATCATTCTAGTAAAGAAGATAACGAAGATAATGATAAAGAGCAGGCAGACGAACATTCTAGTAAATCTAAAAAAGCTGGTCTAGGTACTGCCGCAGCAGGTACTGGTGCTGCTGCCGCTGGAGGTGCTGCTGCAGCAAAAGGTAGCGGTTCCGGTGCAAATAGTGGTGGTACTGGAAATAATGGCGGTAACGGTAACGGAAATGGTGACGACAACAATGATGATAACGGCAAGAAAAAAGGTTTCTTAGGTAAATTGTTACCAATTCTAGCCGCATTATTAATATTAGCAGCTATTGCTATATTTGCTGGTATGGCTTTAACTGGTGGCAACAACGGCAGTGATAAAGCTGACGATAATAAAACTGCACAAAAATCTGATAAAGATAAAGATGCTAGTAAAGATAAAAAATCTGATAGCGATAAAGATAAAAAGTCAGATAGTGACAAAGATAAAAATGCTAGCGATGATAAAGCAACTAATGACAATAGCGATAGTCAATCTGGTAATGATGCATCATCTGATAATCAATCTACGGATGCCGACAACTCAAACTCTGATAACAGTGGTCAAGACCAGCAAAACAGTGATCAACAAGCTAGTCAATCTCAACAAGACCAAAATCAAGGTCAACAAAGTAGTCAATCTCAACAAAATTCTAATTCAAACCAAAATGCTTCAAGCAATAGTAATTCACAAAGTAATAGCCAAGGCCAACGTACTCATACAGTAGAAGGTCAAAACCTTTACAGAATTGCAATTCAATATTATGGTGAAGGTACACCTGAAAACGTTGAGAAAATTAGAAAAGCGAATAACATTCAAGGTAATGACATTCACAATGGCCAACGCCTTGTAATTCCACAATAA
- a CDS encoding asparaginase has product MKKLLVIHTGGTISMSQDESNKVITNDENPITKHAQLIGQYAEVTEITPINIPSPHMQISDVQHLKQVIDNAEEEQLYDGYVITHGTDTLEETAYLLDLTVKVSKPIVITGAMRSSNEIGSDGLYNFIAAIRVATTNAAENMGVMVVFNDEIHTARNVTKTHTSNTNTFQSPNHGPLGVITKNSVQFHHRPFDKKVLSNINHELNIPLVKAYMGMNSDVLNFHSQNKVDGIIIEALGQGNLPPTCLDGLQACLDKKIPIVLVSRSFNGIVGPIYAYKGGGVTLAEKGVIFSNGLNGPKARLKLLVGLSNELSSQQLKTYFESQL; this is encoded by the coding sequence ATGAAAAAACTTCTTGTTATTCATACGGGCGGGACAATTAGTATGTCTCAAGATGAATCAAACAAAGTAATAACAAACGACGAAAACCCGATTACGAAACATGCGCAATTAATAGGCCAATATGCAGAAGTTACAGAAATAACACCCATTAATATTCCTTCTCCTCATATGCAAATTAGTGACGTTCAACATTTAAAACAAGTTATCGACAATGCAGAGGAAGAACAATTATATGATGGCTATGTCATTACTCATGGCACTGATACACTGGAAGAAACAGCCTATTTACTTGATTTGACAGTAAAAGTTTCTAAACCAATTGTAATTACAGGTGCGATGCGTTCTTCTAATGAAATAGGATCGGATGGATTATATAATTTTATTGCTGCCATTAGAGTTGCGACTACGAATGCAGCAGAAAATATGGGCGTTATGGTTGTTTTTAATGATGAAATACATACCGCACGTAACGTCACTAAAACACATACATCTAATACAAATACTTTCCAAAGTCCGAATCACGGCCCGTTAGGTGTTATTACTAAAAATAGTGTGCAATTTCATCATAGACCTTTCGATAAAAAAGTATTGTCTAATATAAATCACGAACTGAACATTCCGCTAGTAAAAGCATATATGGGAATGAATAGTGATGTTTTGAATTTTCATAGTCAAAACAAAGTAGATGGTATTATCATAGAAGCTTTAGGACAAGGGAATCTACCACCTACTTGTCTAGATGGTTTACAAGCTTGTTTAGATAAGAAAATACCTATTGTGCTCGTGTCTAGATCATTTAATGGTATTGTCGGTCCTATTTATGCTTATAAAGGCGGAGGCGTAACATTAGCAGAAAAAGGCGTCATCTTCTCAAATGGATTAAACGGACCTAAAGCGCGTTTAAAATTATTAGTAGGTTTAAGCAATGAATTATCTTCCCAACAGTTAAAAACATATTTTGAATCCCAACTATAA